CGGCACACGCCGTTCTTCAACGGATACCGGCCGCAGTTTTACTTTCGGACGACGGACGTTACGGGCGTGATAACCCTGCCGGAAGGGGTGGAGATGGTCATGCCGGGGGACAACATCTCGACGGACATAGAACTGATAACGCCGATCGCGATAGAGGAGAAGCTGCGTTTCGCCATCCGTGAAGGCGGGCGCACGGTAGGTTCCGGCGTGGTCGTCTCGATAAATCAGTAGCGAAACCGGGCGAGGGGCAAAAGGCTTTCCGCCCCTCGCCGGATGGCGTTTTGCAAAGGGCGGTAGGTCTTGAGTTTAATCGGCGCGGCTTGCCGCGCCCAAAGATAAAAAAGCGATGACGCGGGAGGTGGCCCGGCCGCGCCGGGGGAATTTCCGCAGAGCATGTCCGGTTTGAAACCGGGCGGCAAGGAGGAGCATTGCAAATGTCAAAACAAAAAAAGATTCGCATACGCTTGAAAGGGTATGACTACAAATCCCTTGACCAAAGTTCCCTCAGGATAGTGGAAACGGCCAAACGCACCGGCGCCTTGGTCTGCGGCCCCATTCCCCTTCCCACCGAAAAAAATGTTTTCACGATTTTACGCTCGCCGCATGTCAACAAAGACTCGCGCGAACAGTTTGAGATGCGCACGCACAAACGGCTGATCGACATACTGGAGCCTACGCCCAGGACGGCCGACGCGCTTATGCGCCTTGATCTGCCGGCGGGCGTGGACGTTGAAATCAAACTGTAAAAAGGAGGGGCTCCCTATGGCAAAAGGTATTTTGGCGAAAAAACTCGGCATGACGCAGATATTTACCGACGAAGGCCGTCTCTTGCCGGTAACGGTGCTGGAAGCGGGCCCATGCCGCGTCCTGCAGGTAAAGACAGTTGAAAATGACGGCTACGACGCGTTGCAGATAGGATTCGGCCCGAAACGCAAAAAATTGGTTACAAAACCGATGCAGGGGCATTTTGACAAATCCGGCGCGCAGCCGGTGCGTTTCATCAGAGAATTGCGTTTGGCCGGCCCGGCCGAATATCAGGCCGGACAGGAAATAAACGTTGACATATTCGCCGCGGGCGACTTGATAGACGTAACAGGCGTATCCAAAGGCAAGGGTTTCGCCGGCGGCATCAAGCGCCACAATTTTCACCGCGGCCTGATGACCCACGGTTCCAAATCGCACCGCGAGCCGGGCTCCATCGGGGCGAGGATGTCCGGGCCGGGCGGCAAAGTGTTCAAAGGCAAAAAACTGCCCGGGCGCATGGGCGGCGTCAAGGCGACCGTCCAGCGCCTGACGGTGGTGAGGGTGGACAAAGAACGCAGCCTCATGCTGGTCAAAGGCGCGGTGCCAGGGCCCAAAGGCGCTTTTGTTGTTGTGCGAACCACAGTCAAACCGGGCAAGTGATCCGCCGGTTTATGAAAGGAGGAAGCTTAAATGCCTAAAATTGCGGTATACGACATCGCCGGCAACCCAACCGGCGAGGAAATAGAATTGCTTGACAGAGTATTCGGAGTGCCTATGAACGAAGCGGTAGTGCATCAGGCGGTAGTCATGCAGATGGCCTCGTGGCGGCAGGGCAACGCCTCCACCAAGACGCGCGGCCATGTGCGGGGCGGCGGCAGAAAGCCCTGGCGGCAGAAAGGCACGGGGCGCGCCCGCGCCGGCAGCATACGTTCGCCTCTTTGGGTGGGCGGCGGCACGGTTTTCGGGCCGCATCCGCGTTCCTACAAACAATCCATGCCGAGAAAAGCCCGGCGGCTGGCAATCCGCTGCGCTCTCTCCGATAAAGTGGCGGCCGGCGAGCTGGTAGTGGTGGAAGGCCTTACCTTCGGCCAGCCCAAAACCAAGGACGCGGTCAAAATGCTCGGCGGCTTTGGCGCGGGAGCGGGCAAAGCCCTGATCATAACCAACGGCCTTGACGTCAACATGCTGAAATCGGCCAGGAACATCCCGGGCGTCAAGACCCTGTCCAACAGCTTTCTCAACGTATACGATCTTTTGAACGCGCAAAAAGTGCTTCTGGCGAAAGACGCCATAGCAAGAATAGAGGAGGTGCTCGCGTAATGGCGGCAAATCCCCGCGACGTCCTCTTGCGCCCCATGATAACGGAAAAAACGGCGCAAATGATGCAAGACAACAAATACACTTTCAAAGTGGCCATGGCCGCCAATAAAATAGAGATCAGGCAGGCGGTGGAAGAGATTTTCAAAGTAAAGGTGCTGGCGGTCAACACCATGCGCATCATGGGCAAGATAAAGAAAATGGGCAAGCACTCGGGCCGGCGCCCCGATTATAAAAAAGCGATAGTAAAATTGGCGCCAGGGCAGACCATAGGATTTTTTGAAGGGCTGTAATATTGCCTGACGTTCAAGAAGGAGGGAAAAAAATGCCAGTAAAATCATTCAAGCCATACTCTCCCGGCCGCAGGTTTATGACAGTTGCTTCTTTTGAGGAACTTACGACCGACAAGCCGGAGCGTACGCTGACCTGCCGGCTTTTCAAAAAGGCCGGGCGCAACAACCAGGGCCGCCTGACGGTCAGGCATCGCGGCGGCGGGCATAAGAGGCTTTACCGCATAATCGACTTCAAGCGCGCAAAAGACGGCGTGCCGGCCAAAGTGGCGACAATCGAATATGATCCGAACAGGACCTGCCGGATAGCGCTGCTTTTTTACAAAGACGGCGAGAAACGCTACATCCTCGCCCCCAACGGGCTTAAAACAGGCGACATGGTGGTAAGCGGGCCGGACGCCGACATCAAGGCAGGCAACGCCCTGCCCTTGAAAAACATCCCTTTGGGAACGCTTGTGCACAACGTCGAACTGAAAATCGGCAAAGGCGGGCAACTGGCCCGTTCCGCCGGCGCGGGGGCGCAGCTTATGGCCAAAGAAGGCGACTACGCCCTTTTGCGCATGCCCTCGGGCGAACTGAGGAAAGTGCACGTCAATTGCCGCGCCACGATTGGGCAGGTCGGCAACCTTGAGCATGAGAACATTACCCTCGGCAAAGCGGGGCGCTCGCGCTGGCTGGGCATCCGGCCGGCCAACCGGGGCGTCGCGATGAACCCGTGCGACCATCCGCACGGCGGCGGCGAAGGGCGTTCGCCGGTCGGGCGCAAACATCCGGTCACTCCTTGGGGCAAATGCGCCTTCGGCACCCGTACCCGCAAGAAAAAGAAACATTCCGACCGTTTGATCGTCAAACGCCGGACCAAATAACCGGGCAGAAAAGGAGGCCAAATAAGTGTCCAGATCAATCAAAAAAGGACCTTACGTCCACGGGAGCCTTTTGAAGAAAATAAGCGCGCTCAATGCCGGCAACGATAAAAAAGTGATAAAGACGTGGTCGCGCAGTTCCACCATACTGCCCAATTTCGTCGGGCATACCATCGCCGTGCATGACGGAAGGAAGCACGTGCCGATTTACGTAACCGAAGACATGGTGGGGCACAAATTAGGTGAATTCGCGCCTACCCGCACCTACAAAGGCCACGCGAAAACTTCCGGCGCGAAATGAAAGAAAGGGGAGCTGACTTTGGAAGCTAAGGCGATAGCGAAATATGTCCGCATAGCGCCGCGCAAGGTACGCATAGTGGCGGATCTCGTCCGCGGCAAATCGATCGGCGAGGCGTTCGCGATTTTGCAGCACACTCCGAAAGTAGCGTCGGAAGTTATCGAAAAAGTGCTCAAATCCGCGGTGGCCAACGCCGAACACAATTACGGCATGAACGTCGACGAGCTTTTTGTTTCGACAATCTACGTTGACGGCGGTCCGACGATCAAGCGCATACACCCGCGCTCGCGCGGCCAGGCGTTCAAGATACTCAAAAGGTCCAGCCATGTCACGGTGATGGTGAAAGAAAAATAAATTCAGCGCGAAGGAGGGAAAAAAATAGTGGGTCAAAAGGTAAATCCGCATGGGCTTAGGGTCGGCATCATCAAAACCTGGGACTCCAAATGGTACGCCGACAAAGATTACGAAAAATTTCTGCTTGAAGACATAAGAATCCGCGAATTTGTCAAAACCAAACTTTTTGCCGCCGGGATAGCCCGTGTTGAGATAGAACGCGCCGCCAACCGCACGCGCGTCACAGTCCACACCGCCAAGCCGGGCATGGTCATCGGGCGCAGCGGCGCGAACATCGAAGCCCTCAAAAAAGAAATTAGGCAGTTCACCGACAGCCAAGTCGACATAAACATCCAGGAAATCAAGCAGCCGGACCTTAACGCCGTGCTGGTGGCGGAAAACATCGCCGCGCAGCTGGAGCGGCGCATAGCTTTCCGGCGCGCCATGAAACAATCGGTTATCCGCACCATGCGCATCGGGGCAAAAGGAATAAAAGTGCAGGTGGGGGGACGTTTGGGCGGCGCGGAAATCGCCCGCAGCGAGGGATACCGGGAAGGCAGCATACCGCTTCACACTTTGCGGGCGGACATTGATTACGGCACGGCCGAAGCCCGTACCACTTACGGGCGCATCGGCGTCAAGGTCTGGATATACAAGGGCGAGATCCTGCCGGAAAGCAAACCGGTTGAAAAAGCCGCTCCCCGCGCGGAAGGGGGCGACAAATAATGCTGTTGCCGAAAAGGACTAAATACAGGAAACAATTTCGCGGCCGGATGAAAGGCAAAGCCAGCCGCGGCAATACGATCAGCCACGGGGAATACGGGCTGGTGGCGCTTGAGCCGTCGTGGATAACCAACCGCCAAATAGAAGCCGCCCGTATCGCCATGACCCGTTATATAAAACGCGGCGGGCAGGTTTGGATAAAAATATTCCCGGACAAGCCGGTAACGGCCAAACCGGCGGAAACCCGTATGGGCAGCGGCAAAGGGTCGCCGGAATACTGGGTGGCGGTCGTCAAGCCGGGCCGGGTGATGTTTGAGATGGCCGGCGTTTCGCTTGAGGAAGCCAAGGAGGCTATGCGCCTGGCGGCCAACAAGCTGCCGATCGCGGCCAAGTTCGTGAGCAAGGCCGACCTGGAAAACGCCGCGGCCGCCGCGCAATCAGAAAAAGCGGGTGGTGATGCACAATGAAGGCAAAGGAAATACGCGATTTGACCGCCGGCGAGCTTGACCAAAAATTGGCCGGGCTTAAAGACGAGCTTTTCAATCTGAGATTTCAGGCCGCTACCGGACAGTTGGACAATGTAATGCGCATAAAGGACGTAAAAAAATCTATTGCCAGGATAAAGACCGTGCAGCGCCAAAGGGAACTGGAAGGATAAAAGCCGCCAGGCGGCGCCCGAAAAGGAGGATTTTAAGTGTCGGAAGAGAGAAACAACAGGATGACGCGCGTCGGCAAGGTTGTCAGCGACAAGATGAACAAAACGGTCGTAGTCGCGATCGAACGCGTCGTGCGGCATCCGCTTTATCATAAAGCCGTGAAGAAAACCGTCAAATTCAAAGCGCATGACGAAAACAATGAAAGCCATGTCGGCGACATTGTGGAACTGATGCAGACCCGCCCCCTGTCCAAGGACAAACGCTGGCGGGTGACGAAAATCATCGAAAAAGCGAAATGAGGCGTTTGGCGCTGATTTTCAAGGAGGGACAAGATTATGATCCAACAGCAGACGATCCTCAACGTCGCGGACAATACCGGCGCGAAAAAAGTCCTGTGCATCCGCGTGCTTGGCGGGTCCTTCCGCCGGTACGCCAATATCGGCGACATTATTGTTTGCGCCGTAAAAGACGCATCGCCCGGTGGCGTTGTCAAAAAAGGCGAAGTGGTCAAGGCGGTCGTGGTGCGCTCCCACAAAGGTTTGCGCCGGCCGGACGGCACTTACATCAGGTTTGACGAAAACGCCGCGGTGGTCATAAAGGAAGACAAAACCCCGCGCGGCACGCGCATATTCGGGCCGGTAGCCCGCGAGCTGCGCGACAAGGACTTCATGAAGATTATTTCCTTGGCGCCCGAGGTGCTTTGAGGATGGGGATTCTAACCGAAGGAGGTGTTTAAGGCATGGCCAACAAACTGCACGTAAAAAAAGGCGACAAAGTGCTTGTCCTGGCCGGCAAAGACAAAGGCCGGGAAGGCAAGATAATCGAAGCGCAGCCCAAAAATATGCGCGTGGTCGTCGAAGGCGTCAACAAAGTGAAGCGTCATACCAAGCCCAACCAAAAGAACGCCCAGGGCGGCATCATCGTCAAAGAAGCGCCGGTTTCGTCCTCAAACGTCATGCTTATATGCCCGTCCTGCAAAAAAGCTACCCGTATCAAGAAAAACCAGCTTCCTGACGGCAAATTTGTCCGCGCCTGTAAAAAATGCGGGGAAAATATCGATAAATAACACTCTTTGAAAGGAGGCGCCGTTTAATGGGCGAAACGCAGTCCAAACCAAGGCTTCAGGAAAAATACCTGTCCGAGGCGGTCAAAGGCATGGCAGACAAGTTTGGCTATAAAAACGTCATGCAGATTCCCAAGCTGGAGAAGGTAATTATCAACATGGGCGTGGGAGAGGCCGTCGGCAACCCGAAAACGCTGGATTCGGCGGTTGCGGACCTTACGGCGATCGCCGGGCAGAAACCCATCGTTACCAAAGCAAAAAAATCCATCGCCGCTTTCAAGCTGCGCCAGGGCATGTCCATCGGCACGAAAGTTACCCTGCGGGGCAGCCGCATGTACTATTTCCTTGACAAACTGATAAACATAGCCCTTCCGCGCGTGCGCGACTTTCGGGGCGTCAACCCCTCCTCCTTCGATGGGCGCGGCAATTACGCGCTCGGCATGAAAGAGCAGTTGGTCTTTCCGGAAATAAACTACGATCAGATAGATAAAATACGGGGCATGGACATAGTGATCGTTACGACCGCCAGGACCGACGAGGAAGCCAGGGAGCTTTTGCGGCTTCTCGGCATGCCCTTCGGCGCGTGATAAGGAGGAAAATATAGTGGCAAGAACAGCTCTTATCGAAAAATGGAAAGCCGAGCCTAAATTCAAGGTGCGCAAACACAACCGCTGCAAGCTTTGCGGGCGCCCGCACGCCTACATGCGCAAATTTGGCATCTGCCGCATTTGTTTCCGCAAATACAGCTACCAGGGCGCTATCCCCGGAGTGACGAAAGCAAGCTGGTAGAAGACTATGGGAAGGAGGGTATTTTAGTATGGTTATGGCCACTGATCCGATCGCCGACATGTTGACCCGCATAAGAAACGCCAACTCGGTTCTGCACGAGAAAGTGGAGATCCCGGGCTCTAATATAAAAGAAGCCATTGCCGCTCTCTTAAAAGCGGAAGGTTTTATAAAAGACTATGAAAAAATTCCCGACAGCAAGCAAAACATAATACGGATAGTTCTGAAATACGGCCCCAACCGCGTCAAAGTCATTACGGGGATAAAACGCATCTCCAAACCGGGGCTGCGCGTTTACGCCAAAAAAGACCAGCTGCCGCGCGTATTGGGCGGCCTGGGGATAGCGATCGTATCGACGTCCCAAGGGCTTATGACCGACAAATCGGCCAGGAAGGCAGGTCTTGGCGGCGAAGTTATAGCTTACGTCTGGTAAATCATCCGGCAAGGAGGTGCTTGAAAGGTGTCCAGAATAGGGAAAATGCCTATTGTTATCCCCGCCGGGGTAACGGTGAACATAAAAGACAATCTTGTTACGGTAAAAGGCGCCAAAGGCGAACTGTCCCGGCAGATAAACAAAGATATGATCGTAAAGCTGGAAGGTTCCACGCTTACGGTGGCGCGCCCTTCCGACGAAAAAGGGCACCGGTCGCTGCACGGGCTTTCCCGTACGCTTATCGCCAACATGGTGACAGGCGTATCGGCCGGGTACGCGAAAACCCTGGAAATCGCGGGCGTGGGCTACCGCGCCGCAAAGGCGGGCAACAATCTTAACCTTACTTTGGGGTTTTCCCACCCGGTGGTCGTCGAGCCCCCCGGGGGCATAAGTTTTGACGTGCCCGCCCCCAACCGCATAGTGGTCATGGGCGCCAACAAAGAAACGGTCGGCGAGATCGCGGCTCAGATCCGCGCCTTGCGCAAACCCGAACCGTACAAAGGCAAAGGCATAAAATACGAAGGCGAGCGCATAAGGCGCAAAGTCGGCAAAGCCGGGGCCAAAGGCAAGAAATAGGCGGGGCCCCAGGGCGCGCCGCGTTTAAGAAGGCTGCCCGCCGCGTAGCGGCGCGGCCAGGAAAGGAGAGGGGACAGCTTGTTCAAGAAATTTGACAAAGCCGCGCAGCGCCGCAAACGCCATCTGCGGAGCCGGAAAACCATAAAAGGCACCAAAGAGCGGCCGCGGCTGAATGTTTTCCGTAGCCTCAGCAACATCTACGCCCAGATCATAAACGATGAAACAGGCGAGACGATCGCTGCGGCAAGTTCCATCGACAAAGGGCACAAATTGGAAAGTGGCGGCAATGTGGCGGCCGCTAAAATAGTGGGCGCGCTCGTTGCCGAACGCGCGCTGGCAAAAGGCGTGACAAAAGTGGTTTTTGACCGCGGCGGCTATATCTACCACGGGCGCGTGGCCGCGCTGGCCGCCGCCGCCCGCGAAGCGGGGCTGGATTTTTAAGAAAGGGGGAACGCAAGTGGCCCATATTGATTACAAGGAACTGGAGACGAAAGAAAAGGTAGTGTTCATCAACCGCGTCGCCAAAGTAGTAAAGGGCGGGCGCAGATTTTCCTTCAGCGCCCTGGTGGTGGTCGGCGACGAAAACGGCCATGTGGGCATGGGGCTCGGCAAGGCGTCCGAAGTTCCCGAAGCCATAAGGAAAGGCGTGGAAGACGCCAAAAAGAACATGATCGACGTGCCTGTGGTGAAAACGACCATACCGCACCAAGTAACAGGCGAGTTTGGCGCGGGGAAGGTGCTTTTGAAACCGGCGACCGAAGGGACCGGCGTCATTGCCGGCGGCGCGGTGCGCGCCGTGCTGGAGATGGCGGGCATTCATGATATATTGACCAAATCTTTGGGCAGCAAAAACCCCAACAATGTCGTGCGCGCTACATTGGACGGCCTGCGCCAGCTCAAGCGGGCGGAGGACGTAGCCAGGATGCGCGGGCGGACGGTACGCGAACTGCTGGGCAGGGAGGCTTGAGATGAAACAAATAAAAGTTACCTTGACCAGGAGCCTGATTGGAAGGCCGAAAGACCAGCGCGCCACCGTGAAGGCGCTGGGGCTCGGGAAAATGCACTCGAGCGCGCTCAAAAACGATACGCCGGCCATCCGCGGCATGATACGCAAAGTGGAACATCTGCTGGCAATAGAAGAAAACATTGAAAGCCAGGACAAGGAGGTAACCTCATGAAATTGCACGAACTGTCCCCCGCGCCGGGTTCGAGGAAGAAATCGGTGCGCGTGGGGCGCGGCCTTGGTTCCGGACTTGGCAAAACTTGCGGCCGGGGGCAGAAAGGGCAGAATTCGCGTTCCGGCGGCGGCACCAGGCCGGGGTTTGAAGGCGGGCAAAGGCCGCTTTACCTGCGGCTGCCCAAACGCGGGTTCCACAACAAATTCGGCAAAGAATTCGTGGCAATAAACGTAAAGGCGCTCAATGTTTTTGCGGACGGCGAAACGGTGGACCCGGTTGCCTTGATTGAGCGCGGCCTGACAAAAAACCTGCGCGATGGCGTGCGGATACTGGGCGACGGCGAACTGAACCGCGCCCTTACCGTGAGGGCTACGGGCTTTTCCCAAAGCGCGCGCGAAAAAATCGAGGCGGCCGGCGGAAAAGCAGAGGTGATTTGATTGCTGTCATCTCTGGGCAATATCGTCAGGATCACCGAGCTTAGAAGCAAACTGGTTTTTACCCTGCTGATGTTCGCGGTCTTTCGCATCGGGGCGCACATACCGGTTCCGGGAGTGGATCCGGCGGCGATTGAGCAGCTTTTTGCCAGCGGCAACCTTTTCGGGCTGCTGGATCTTTTCGCCGGCGGCGCCTTGAGCAAATTCTCCATATTCGCCATGAGCATTACGCCCTACATCAACGCCTCGATCATACTCCAGCTCTTGACGGTGGTCGTGCCGTCGCTGGAGAAACTGAGCAAGGAAGGGGCGGACGGGCGCAAGAAGATCACCCAGTTCACCAGGTACGGCACAGTCGGGCTGGGCTTGCTCCAAGCCGTGGGCATGGCTTACGGCCTGCGTGCGGCCATGCACAGCCCCAGCTTCTTCAACATCCTGATCGTTGCGCTCACCCTGACCGCCGGCACGGTACTGCTCATGTGGATCGGCGAACAAATGACGGAAAAGGGCATAGGCAACGGCATATCGCTGATAATTTTCGCCGGCGTCGTCTCCCGCCTTCCGGACGGGCTCGGGATCATCGTCCAATACTTGCAGGCGGGGACCATCAGCATATTGAACGTCGTTTTGTTCTTGGCCATCGCGGCGGCCATGATAGTGTTTGTCATAGCGATTCAGCAAGGCATGAGGAAAGTTTCCGTGCATTACGCCAAAAGGGTCGTCGGACGCAAAATGTACGGCGGGCATACCAGCTATATACCGCTCAAAGTGAACCAGGCCGGCGTAATACCGATAATCTTCGCCTCGTCGGTGCTCATGTTCCCCACTACCATCGGGCAGTTCGTCAACGTGGAATGGGTGCGGACGGTAACGGGCTGGTTTGCTTGGGGCTCGCCCTTGCAAACGCTTCTTTATGTACTTTTGATCATCGGCTTCACCTATTTTTACTCGGAAATAAGCATGAACATCCCTGACATGGCGGACAACATGAAAAAATACGGCGGCTTTATACCGGGAATACGCCCCGGCAAGCCGACGGCGGAATACCTTGAGCGCATAATGGCGCGCATAAACTTAGTCGGCGCCGTCTTTCTGGCCATTATAGCCATACTGCCGAACTTCGTGGCGCTCCTGACCGATATACAGGGCGTTTATTTCGGCGGCACCGCCCTTTTGATTGTCGTCGGCGTCGCCCTTGACACTATGAAACAAATAGAATCGCTTGTCCTGATGCGCCATTATCAGGGATTTATGAAGTAGGAGGCGGGCGATATATGTTCATATTAATGATGGGGCCGCCCGGTGCCGGCAAGGGCACGCAAGCGGACCTTTTGGCGGGAAAATACCGCGTGCCGCACATATCCACCGGCGACATGTTCCGGGCGGCGGTAAAGGCCGGCACGGAACTGGGCAAAGAGGCCAGGCGCTACATGGACGCCGGGCAGTTGGTGCCGGATGCCGTAACCATAGGCATAATGCGCGAGAGCCTTTCCAAGAAAGAAAACCAAAAGGGCTTCATCCTTGACGGGTTCCCGAGGACAAAGGAGCAAGCCCTTGCGCTTGACGGGCTGCTGGCGGAACTGTCAATAAACCTGGACGCGGTCATAGACATACACGTTCCCGACGGCGAGCTGATCAACCGCATTGTCGGGCGGCGCAGCTGCAAAGTTTGCGGCGCCAATTACCACATGCTCTACAACCCGCCGAAGGCGGACGGCATTTGCGACAAATGCGGCGGCGCCCTCTATCAGCGCGACGACGACCGGGAAGAGACGGTCAAAAAGCGCGTCGAGGTCTATAACGCGCAGACCAGGCCGCTGATCGAATACTACTCCCGTCATGGGCGCTACACCGAAATCGACGGGACCAAAAGCATAAAAGAAGTTTTTGCCGCGATCGTTGCGCTGCTGTCCGGCAAAACGCCATGATAATTTGCAAATCGGCCAGGGAAATAGAAATAATGCGCAAAGCCGGCCGGATAACGGCAATGGCCCTGTCTGCCGTCGGCCGCGCCGTAAAGCCCGGCGTTACGACAATGGAACTTGACGAAACGGCCAGAAAAGCCATAGTCAAAGAAGGCGGCGTCCCGGCTTTCAAAGGGCTGTACGGCTTTCCCGGAAACATCTGCCTGTCGGTCAACGACGAAGTGGTCCACGGCATACCCGGCCGGCGCAGGCTGAAAGAAGGCGACATCATAAGCGTCGACATAGGGGTGCTTATCGAAGGGTACAACGGGGATGCCGCCATAACTTTTCCGGTGGGGAAAATTGCCCCTGACGTTGAGCGGCTCCTGAAAATTACCGCAGAATCTTTGCATAAAGGCATAGAACAAGCCGTGGCCGGCAATCGCATAGGGAAAATATCCCACGCGGTGCAAACGTGCGCCGAAACGGCCGGCTTCAACGTGGTGCGCGATTACGTAGGGCATGGGATCGGCCGCCGGATGCACGAGGACCCGCAGATTCCGAACTTTGGCCCGGAAAACGCCGGCCCGGTTTTAAAAAGCGGAATGGTTGTAGCTATCGAACCGATGGTCAATTCGGGCGGCTGGCAAGTGAAGGCTCTGAATGACAATTGGACCGTCGTAACGCTGGATGGAAAACCGTCCGCACACTTTGAGCATACCGTGGCCATAACCGGGGACGGCCCGGAAATATTGACAAAACTATGACGGTATGTTGTAAAGAAAGTATGAGGAGGTATACCGAGTGGCCAAACAGGACGCCATAGAAGTTCCGGGGACGATCGTCGAGGCTCTGCCGAACGCGATGTTCAAGGTCAAGCTGGAGAACGGGC
This is a stretch of genomic DNA from Acidaminococcales bacterium. It encodes these proteins:
- the tuf gene encoding elongation factor Tu (EF-Tu; promotes GTP-dependent binding of aminoacyl-tRNA to the A-site of ribosomes during protein biosynthesis; when the tRNA anticodon matches the mRNA codon, GTP hydrolysis results; the inactive EF-Tu-GDP leaves the ribosome and release of GDP is promoted by elongation factor Ts; many prokaryotes have two copies of the gene encoding EF-Tu) — translated: RHTPFFNGYRPQFYFRTTDVTGVITLPEGVEMVMPGDNISTDIELITPIAIEEKLRFAIREGGRTVGSGVVVSINQ
- the rpsJ gene encoding 30S ribosomal protein S10, which gives rise to MSKQKKIRIRLKGYDYKSLDQSSLRIVETAKRTGALVCGPIPLPTEKNVFTILRSPHVNKDSREQFEMRTHKRLIDILEPTPRTADALMRLDLPAGVDVEIKL
- the rplC gene encoding 50S ribosomal protein L3, yielding MAKGILAKKLGMTQIFTDEGRLLPVTVLEAGPCRVLQVKTVENDGYDALQIGFGPKRKKLVTKPMQGHFDKSGAQPVRFIRELRLAGPAEYQAGQEINVDIFAAGDLIDVTGVSKGKGFAGGIKRHNFHRGLMTHGSKSHREPGSIGARMSGPGGKVFKGKKLPGRMGGVKATVQRLTVVRVDKERSLMLVKGAVPGPKGAFVVVRTTVKPGK
- the rplD gene encoding 50S ribosomal protein L4 produces the protein MPKIAVYDIAGNPTGEEIELLDRVFGVPMNEAVVHQAVVMQMASWRQGNASTKTRGHVRGGGRKPWRQKGTGRARAGSIRSPLWVGGGTVFGPHPRSYKQSMPRKARRLAIRCALSDKVAAGELVVVEGLTFGQPKTKDAVKMLGGFGAGAGKALIITNGLDVNMLKSARNIPGVKTLSNSFLNVYDLLNAQKVLLAKDAIARIEEVLA
- the rplW gene encoding 50S ribosomal protein L23 — translated: MAANPRDVLLRPMITEKTAQMMQDNKYTFKVAMAANKIEIRQAVEEIFKVKVLAVNTMRIMGKIKKMGKHSGRRPDYKKAIVKLAPGQTIGFFEGL
- the rplB gene encoding 50S ribosomal protein L2 — protein: MPVKSFKPYSPGRRFMTVASFEELTTDKPERTLTCRLFKKAGRNNQGRLTVRHRGGGHKRLYRIIDFKRAKDGVPAKVATIEYDPNRTCRIALLFYKDGEKRYILAPNGLKTGDMVVSGPDADIKAGNALPLKNIPLGTLVHNVELKIGKGGQLARSAGAGAQLMAKEGDYALLRMPSGELRKVHVNCRATIGQVGNLEHENITLGKAGRSRWLGIRPANRGVAMNPCDHPHGGGEGRSPVGRKHPVTPWGKCAFGTRTRKKKKHSDRLIVKRRTK
- the rpsS gene encoding 30S ribosomal protein S19, with amino-acid sequence MSRSIKKGPYVHGSLLKKISALNAGNDKKVIKTWSRSSTILPNFVGHTIAVHDGRKHVPIYVTEDMVGHKLGEFAPTRTYKGHAKTSGAK
- the rplV gene encoding 50S ribosomal protein L22, encoding MEAKAIAKYVRIAPRKVRIVADLVRGKSIGEAFAILQHTPKVASEVIEKVLKSAVANAEHNYGMNVDELFVSTIYVDGGPTIKRIHPRSRGQAFKILKRSSHVTVMVKEK
- the rpsC gene encoding 30S ribosomal protein S3, translated to MGQKVNPHGLRVGIIKTWDSKWYADKDYEKFLLEDIRIREFVKTKLFAAGIARVEIERAANRTRVTVHTAKPGMVIGRSGANIEALKKEIRQFTDSQVDINIQEIKQPDLNAVLVAENIAAQLERRIAFRRAMKQSVIRTMRIGAKGIKVQVGGRLGGAEIARSEGYREGSIPLHTLRADIDYGTAEARTTYGRIGVKVWIYKGEILPESKPVEKAAPRAEGGDK
- the rplP gene encoding 50S ribosomal protein L16 produces the protein MLLPKRTKYRKQFRGRMKGKASRGNTISHGEYGLVALEPSWITNRQIEAARIAMTRYIKRGGQVWIKIFPDKPVTAKPAETRMGSGKGSPEYWVAVVKPGRVMFEMAGVSLEEAKEAMRLAANKLPIAAKFVSKADLENAAAAAQSEKAGGDAQ
- the rpmC gene encoding 50S ribosomal protein L29, coding for MKAKEIRDLTAGELDQKLAGLKDELFNLRFQAATGQLDNVMRIKDVKKSIARIKTVQRQRELEG
- the rpsQ gene encoding 30S ribosomal protein S17; protein product: MTRVGKVVSDKMNKTVVVAIERVVRHPLYHKAVKKTVKFKAHDENNESHVGDIVELMQTRPLSKDKRWRVTKIIEKAK
- the rplN gene encoding 50S ribosomal protein L14 yields the protein MIQQQTILNVADNTGAKKVLCIRVLGGSFRRYANIGDIIVCAVKDASPGGVVKKGEVVKAVVVRSHKGLRRPDGTYIRFDENAAVVIKEDKTPRGTRIFGPVARELRDKDFMKIISLAPEVL
- the rplX gene encoding 50S ribosomal protein L24, giving the protein MHVKKGDKVLVLAGKDKGREGKIIEAQPKNMRVVVEGVNKVKRHTKPNQKNAQGGIIVKEAPVSSSNVMLICPSCKKATRIKKNQLPDGKFVRACKKCGENIDK
- the rplE gene encoding 50S ribosomal protein L5, with protein sequence MGETQSKPRLQEKYLSEAVKGMADKFGYKNVMQIPKLEKVIINMGVGEAVGNPKTLDSAVADLTAIAGQKPIVTKAKKSIAAFKLRQGMSIGTKVTLRGSRMYYFLDKLINIALPRVRDFRGVNPSSFDGRGNYALGMKEQLVFPEINYDQIDKIRGMDIVIVTTARTDEEARELLRLLGMPFGA
- a CDS encoding type Z 30S ribosomal protein S14 encodes the protein MARTALIEKWKAEPKFKVRKHNRCKLCGRPHAYMRKFGICRICFRKYSYQGAIPGVTKASW